attaaaGCTTTCCTGTAAGTGTGGCAAGTCTGATATTGCTGCACCCAGAGGGACAGACCAATTATGACTGCTGCACACTTTCGACATAATTAAACCCTCCTCTCTGCACAGCTTGCCATACACCTAGCTATAGAAGTGTTATTTACACAATGTTAATTAACAGGATTTAAATTAGCAATACAGGCATAGAGATGCAGGTTTCACTCTGCCACTGGTATATAATCAGTGCCTGGTGTTTAGGAGAATTACAGAAAATGGAATGATCCCCAACTACAAAGACTGTAGTCTTACGGTGACTTCACCTTCAGCCAGAAGTCACATGAAGGCATAAGCCAAGGAAGTAAAACTGGGGTTGGGTTGTACTTTCTCTTTACTGAGATCTCTTACAGGTAAGTGGCTGCCTTTTATCTTCCTTTGTTTACTTTGCATTGTAAAGACTGCAACCATCATCCAGctgtctttcatttccttttattaaCAACTTGTTGTAACACCATCACTGGAATGCATGGAAAAAACATTTCCCCAGACACAGCTCACTTATGAAAAAGACAACATTTTCCTCCAGTCTTAAACAACGTCTGTTTATGTCTGTCCATGTACTTGTAACTCGCAGGTTTTTTCACAGATAATGTCCATTCGTTGTACCAGCCAGCCTGTCCCAACAGCAGCATCACTGCATCAGTCACCACTTTTTAGCAGCTCCTGAAGATAGACCGAGTTGACACGATAGGCGTTCAGCCAGTGGAAGTGTCTGTAGCTCTTCCTGTAGTGAGCCACAGCCGCATAGTACCTTTGCCACGCTTGGTAATAAGATTTCCAGTAGTTTTCATAACTCCAAGCCTCATATGGAACACCATCATCCCAAGAGCTGTAGGAGCAGTCGTCTTCAGTTTTTCTGGTGGAAGGACTAGGCAATCGATGGCTATGACTTTGCTTTTGTTTAGCATTTtgttttggaactttttttttcacttgattttGCTTTGGGACTTGTGATAGCTCCTGAGGCTTCTCTGGTGTAGAACAGAAGCTGGCATGACCCTGACGGGTTGTGGGAACAGCACTCTTCTCTGGTGTATCTGAAAGTACTTCAAAGCACGAGTTGTTTTCCCTACTATTGGAGGAAGCCGTGGAACTGTATGAACCATCGCTGTCACCAGACACAACACCGTTTGCTACCGGCTCTCTATCATGTCCCACCTCTTTCCACTCTACACCACCGTTTCTGGTGAGCTCACACTGTTCTCCTGGGCCGGAATAGCTTCTTAAAATTTCAACCTCTCGCTCCAACCCTTCTTTGATGAAATACTCATAGTCCTCAACAAACTCAGAGAAGTTCCAGGGATTGTTCCGTTGGTTTTTGAAAGAAGACAAACATGGAattctgggaagatttttttttaaggcctcCTCATCTGGAGCCTGAGTGTTATGTTGTCCGTCCGTTCTGGAGACAGTTTTGACTTGATTCCTCCGTTCTATGTGGCAACCGGAAGTTTGGGGggttctgctgcttttttctgtatttgcagaCTTTGGGCACTTTATCTGCTTTTGCTTCAGAGCCTTTTTTGGCCTTTCTACAGAAGAATTCTCATCTGGGAGATTAGAATGAGGCCGAGGTACctctgaaaaagtattttggaCAGGCTGCAGTACTGGTTCCTCTGGTCTAAGACACACAGTGTCAGAATTCACAGAAGCACCTGTATGTACAACAGGTTTGACTTCTACCTCCCCATCTTCAAACTGATCCATCATTCCAGGGGGTATGGGCTCTGCACAGAAGGGAAACAAGCAGGCACTCAATTAAGTGCATCCCTCTCTCTAGAACTCAAATGAGTACCGAAGTAAAGCTTTGCAAAATCGCAGAAAAGATGTTAAGACACATTAAGCTAGGGCTGCAAACTGACCCCTTCAATTCTTGAGAGAGCTCAAACAGCCAGAGCATTTTCTTCGTGGAAGGCATTGAAAAGTTCGTCAAGACAAACAGCACTGCTCTACCCATCCCCTATTTTTCATATCCTACTTAACCAGATAAAAAATTATAACTTATGCAAGAGGGCAAATGCTAGATTTCTAGCAGAACAGCTTCTGGCAAAGCAAGGGTAGCAAGTCTTCTGTTGTTTCAATTACTCCTTCCTTCTCCTACTGGAACTTACAGCCTGAGAAAGGCTTAATAACAGATTTCTGGAAATCCAAGGGGTTACGTAGATGCTTAAGCAACAGCTGGATGCAGAGTTCCTCTCCCTATCCATACACATGCACTAAGTTCATCTTCTATTGCTTCGCACAACTGCACCAGGTACACAAAGTCATTAGCACAGAGTATGAAAAACCTGTACGAAAATTAACACGATTTCAGTGGAGAAGGTACATGTCAGTTCCCTGTCCACTTGCCTGAAGCTttgaataaacagaaaacaacccACAAGAACCCAGTTGCATTCACAGGACAGAGCATACCTGGTAGCGGAAGAAGCTGAAGATTACATTTCTGAGCAATTTTCATcattgtgttttcttcctctccacgGCAGCAGTATGTCACAGACAAGCCCAAAGTTCCTGCGATACACAGCAAGGTGTCATTaccccagcagagccagcaaagCCTGTGCGAGCTCAGGAAATCCACCTAACTGTTCTTACCAAAGCGCCCAGCTCTGCCGATACGATGCATGTACGTTTCCCAGTCCACGGGTACATCCAGGTTGACAACCAGATTCACTTTTTCAGCATCAATTCCACGAGACGTCTTAAGAAAATGAGGAGAGAAGGGAACAGATAATTGAATATGCCAAACGgatctttaaataaatacaatacaTTTGAGAATAACTGCTCAAATAATAACTTTTAGTTGTTACAATACACCATAAAGCACCTACAATTTTCCAGTCAGTTTACAGTATTACATGCAAAATAGACATATTGCACTGGGACCAAGAAAACTAGGGATCATTTTGCTTATATCTTCTGTGTAGCGCATATAAAtaagcatgatttttttccccagcatcaaaAAATTCAACTCCACAGCATGCAGAAATCTTCTCATGACAGGACATCAAACCatcaatgaaagagaaaaatgcagcagCCATGAAAGAGCTGAGCGCCTCAAACACAACCACTGCTCTACTTAAAGTTGCTTGGGATCTTACTGTTGTCAGCATATTGTACCAGAGAAACAAACTATTCCTTCCCATAGCCCCTACCCAAAGGACACAATCCTACTGCTCTGAAATATCTGTAagcttcagcagagcagcagaagaattaaaaactatttttgaacCAGAAATTGTCCCCTATTCCTCATTTAAGTTTCACAGTGACAGTAAATCGCACACAGCGCTCAAGTCCCGTGCTTTATCAGTGCATTTCTGTTCTATTCAATTCCAAGGCAAACCTAATGCTCTGCAGTAACTTGTCCAATACTCATGGAAGCTAAAGAACACGAACTCACCAAGTCTGTGGAAATGAGAACTCTACAGTGGAATTGCTTTAATTTAGCCATAGCATCGAGTCGTTGATTTTGATTCATGCTGCCTAAAAAGACAAAAGTTAGAAACAGATTACATTCTTCAGTTCCAAATAAGTAAACAAGGAACAAACAAGACAAACCTGAAAATAACTAAATTCATTACAACGATAATTCATTTGCTTGTTTACCAATTATGTACATGCTTAACCCTTGGGAACAACACTGACTTTACAGATTTTATGTAAACGCAGGAACTGTGGAAAACACCACTGAAGAGGAAGGTTTCTAATAAATCCTAGGTGCCAGCTATCAGCTTTTTATAGAGAAgctagaaataaaaagatttaaattcaACATCTGTATTGCAAACACACACTGATTCAAACTGCAAACGTTAGTCAGCTTTCTCTTTACAGGTAAGCCAATGCACTCAGCCGGATATTCATAAAAACAACTCACAAAATAACAGGAAAGTTAATTGGTAAAaagattaattaatatttaagtCCTAAAGAGCTATGAAGCTTCAAATGCTATTCTTGGTTATTTAACCAGAGCCCATGCAAGCCAAGACTTCAGATTAATTTTCCTACTTTAGGTCACATTTATGCATAATTTCAACAAAATCAGAAAGTTTTGAATGGACTTACCCGAAATGCACTCCGCGGGAAAGCCTCTGCTGGTCAGTATTTCAGCCAGATGTTGAGCCCTGACAGAACATACGCAAcaaaaactgtaaataaaaccaGAGACCTAACAACCCCTACGCATTTCTTATCAAGAAGTTACTCTTTACAGCCCAGGATTACATTCAAAATTGTCACTTTCATCTTTATGTCTAGGAGAGTCACAGCACAGATGGAAAAGGTATTGGCTGTATTTCtgatctgaaatgaaatttttatattgctttgAGACCCTACTGAAGGGCTACAGAAGTTTATCCATAACTGGACATTACAATCACTGCTTTCAAACATGCTTTTTACAGATTTGATTTCAAATTTATTACCTGCTATGCAAATTTGAGAAGACTAAGGCTTGATTAAATGGAATCTTGCTGAACAACTCCTGTaggtgctgggttttttcctcaaaTGTTTTATGTGGAAGCGGATGGGAATTCACAATCTTGTAATACTGCTTCAGCCCTGAGCGTGAAACCAAAATACTTTCAGATTAAGGATTTCCATAAGAACATGCACAGTGCTGTGCTGCCGTCAACATGTGTCACTGCAGCTCAAAGACTTCAAATTTAAACAAGCAGACACATGTGCCAAATAAGAACATACAGGATAGGTTTTTCTTAAaaaggctgaaatattttttgaacagatagaaaaaatagaaagttaCATTCATCACTGATGATTTTAATACATCAAGCCTTGTAATAAATACTTCATAAACTAATCAACTCATCTATGGAGGAAAACGATGAAGAATCACAAATTTTAAAGATACATGTTTTGGTTTCAGTATACTCTTCGTAACCCATTGATAACAATATCACCGTACATGAACTTCCGCTTACCAATGAGACTTGGGTCAGTAGGGTTCAACCTCACAAATGTCGGCTCCCTCATGTACCTGGTCAGGGCATTAGCTAATGATTCAGGGTAAGTAGCTGAAACAGCAAGCATCTGTTTATTGGCTGGTAGTGAAGAGTAAATCCAACTGCAAGACAAAGAAATGGGAATGACTGAAAAACATGTATCTAATCTATTGATAAATGCATAAGATAAATGCTGATCTTACTTGATTTGTTCCTGAAAGCTGCCTTCTTCTAGCAGCTTGTCTGCTTCATCAAGAATGAAAAGCCGGATACTGGCAGTATTCAAGTAGTCCAACTCTATGAGCTGTTTTATCCGACCTACATacgaagaaaaaagtaaaaagaacttcagaaatattaattgaaaGGTTCTAATGATAAATTTCCtaactttttataaaaataattttaacaaaccttaaaaaaaggCGTATTTGGAATAATGCCTCACAAAAAATACCTGGGCTAAATGTCTCTGGCACTGGCCTTAGAGGCTATCCcctattactgaaaaaaaacaatcaagTCAACCCAGATTTCAAAGGCACCAATTATTGTACTGTGAAGTATCACCCAGTATCTGAAGCACAATGATGTTCATCCATACCTGGGGAGCCAACTGCGATATGGCACTTCTTTAGTCTGATTTTGTCCTGGTTCAAAGGAGTCCCACCAATGAAGACGTGGCATTCCAAGCCTTCCATTTTTATTCCAATAGTTGTGATGACAGCATGAATCTGCACAGCAATCTCCCGCGTAGGGGCCAGGATCAGAATCTGCAAGGGCCAAGGATTAAATGTGAACGCAGCAGAATGGTTCTGAAAATTAAAGCCCAGCATCGAGTTGCGATGACTTCCAATACTACGTCTCACTAGCGACAATGCCGTTTTCCCTACAAAAAGAGGGACTCCCTCTCACAAAGCAAAgctccccccgcttcccccataccGGTAACGGCGGGCCGGgcccgcagcagccgccgcccGGGCTCACCTGGGTGGCAGAGCTCTCCAGCAGCACCGCGTCCAGGGCGATGGTGGAGAACACGCAGGTTTTTCCAGTGCCAGACTTGGCCTGCACGATGAGATCTGGAAAGAGCCGCCACAGCGGTCACCGGAGGCcccaggctccccccagccccgcgcccgACCCcctcgcccggcccgccggctCACCCAAGCCGCAGCGCCCCAGCGGGATGGCCTTCAGCTGGACCGGCGACGGCCTGTGGAACCCAGccgcctccagccctgccagcaccggCGCCGACAGCAGCAGCGACCCGAAGTCGGAGGGGCCGCCGGGCACCAGCACGTCGCGCGTGCGGAACCGTCCCTCAGCCGTGGGGGCCGCCATCTTGGGGTCCGGAAGTGGCAGCGGGCGGCGTCTCGCGAGACGCGGCTTTATCGCGCGCCGCGCACGCGCAGTGGGCGAATCCCGCCTCAGCGCGCCgtgccgccagggggcgccgcggCCGCCGATTGGCTGGCGGGGGCGCGCGGAGTCGCCGATTGGCTGGCGGAGGCGCGCGGAGCCGCCGATTGGCTGGCGGGGGCGCGCGGAGCCGTCTGTCAGTGCGGTCCGTCAGGGGCCGGGCCCGGCTCCGCGGCTTCCTATGTTTTTCTACCCCGGGTCATTTGTTTTATGAAGAGCACTAAAGCTTAAACTTAGCAGCGTCACAGAGGACAAAACCTTATGTGAGTGGAAGTAAAACGGTGAGAGCTGGAGGCCTTGCCGCAAGCACACAGGTACAAGACTTAAAAGCCAGGGTACTACAGAACATTAATAGTATAGCACTCACTTCAGCAAAGGCCCAATGTGTTCATCTGTTGCATGTGCATTACTTACTACTCCCTGTAGATCATTTATTTTAAATCGTGGGTGGTTTTATGCATATCAGCTTTTATTGTCGTAGCAGCTCTGGACACCCATGCATTGCAGTGGGATTTGAAGGATCTCAGCAGTGGCTTCTCCTGTAGGAGCACACACTGCCTCATTATTCTTACATGGCCAGGCAGCCTGCATGAATTTTAATGGCTTTGGTGTACCACAGCCTTTGTCACGCTTTTGAAATTCCTCGTGTTTATATTCCTGATGGGGGAGAAAAAGCCTGGCAAACTATTCAGTTGTCATTTTTTAGCATGATGACATTTTCATGTGAATATCTGAGTACTGAGCGAGAGCAGGGCTTCGCAGGACAAAAGAGAACAGCTTCGGCTGGGAGAGCCTGTCTCTGCCCGGCCGGGACAGAGCAGATGGTGGGGTGAGACCAGGGCCCTGCAGCAGCGGTAACAGGATAGCTAACTACAGGCATTCTGCtacttccaattattttttaatttttaagtggaTGTTCCCCTTGGTCCTTGAGGGGAAATGAGTCTCCAACATGAGATAATTATCTGGATAAAGCTGGGAACGGAGACAGACAAAGACACCTGGACACAACAAACGTTTGATTAAATGCAGCCTCTCATAACCCTTTTAAATTGATGTGATTTAAACTGACAAGGAAGAGCAGTCAGAAGTGACTGTTCCCATGGGGGAAGGGCAGAGAAGAGGTGACAAAACAGCCCCAAACAGCCAAGGCAATGAACTGCTCCCCGCTCTATTTCCTCACCTATTCCTTCTCTCCCCAAAGGCTCTGTGCAGGTTTCAATACAACCAGGGTGATTTGGAGACAAACATTGTTCTCTGTCATGCGTTGTTAACGAGACATTCACACACATGACCTTCATTCAGAAAGATGCTCCTGTTTGtaggtatttatttaatttttccgcTGGATGCTGGAGAGATGGATCCCAAATCTCCGTGTCTGTATGATGAGAATCCCTCCGACACCACGACTGGCAGATTTACTGTCCCTCTCCCTTTGGTTTTGGCCGGTTCTGATGGGGCTGTGTCACATTTAGGTCAAGCTCCTGCAGCTGAATCAGTTGATCTAATGAAAGGTTTTGTTTCTCCCTCAACACTTATTGCCATAGAAGATCTTAACTGCTACTAACTTTGGTCTGAGCTCTCTGTGTGTTGTGTACTCCGCTATGAGTCAGTGTATAAATAGCAATCCTCCTCCTTCGGGCCTCGTTTTACCTCAGTGACTCTCAAGTACTGAATTCACCTCCTCAATGCTCATGTCAGCGCAGCCAAGAGGAATCTGCAGTTCTGCCCTGACATTGCTTTTCTTTCGCTTGCAGTAAGATCCAAAGGAAGTATTCCTGCTCGAAACAGCCTTTGGAAATCCGAACGGTTAATCTGAACACTCTGCAGGCAGAACAGGTCCTGGGAAAGGATTTGGGTTAGTAAAACAAGTGGAAAAGACCTC
This portion of the Numenius arquata chromosome 24, bNumArq3.hap1.1, whole genome shotgun sequence genome encodes:
- the DDX20 gene encoding probable ATP-dependent RNA helicase DDX20, producing the protein MAAPTAEGRFRTRDVLVPGGPSDFGSLLLSAPVLAGLEAAGFHRPSPVQLKAIPLGRCGLDLIVQAKSGTGKTCVFSTIALDAVLLESSATQILILAPTREIAVQIHAVITTIGIKMEGLECHVFIGGTPLNQDKIRLKKCHIAVGSPGRIKQLIELDYLNTASIRLFILDEADKLLEEGSFQEQINWIYSSLPANKQMLAVSATYPESLANALTRYMREPTFVRLNPTDPSLIGLKQYYKIVNSHPLPHKTFEEKTQHLQELFSKIPFNQALVFSNLHSRAQHLAEILTSRGFPAECISGSMNQNQRLDAMAKLKQFHCRVLISTDLTSRGIDAEKVNLVVNLDVPVDWETYMHRIGRAGRFGTLGLSVTYCCRGEEENTMMKIAQKCNLQLLPLPEPIPPGMMDQFEDGEVEVKPVVHTGASVNSDTVCLRPEEPVLQPVQNTFSEVPRPHSNLPDENSSVERPKKALKQKQIKCPKSANTEKSSRTPQTSGCHIERRNQVKTVSRTDGQHNTQAPDEEALKKNLPRIPCLSSFKNQRNNPWNFSEFVEDYEYFIKEGLEREVEILRSYSGPGEQCELTRNGGVEWKEVGHDREPVANGVVSGDSDGSYSSTASSNSRENNSCFEVLSDTPEKSAVPTTRQGHASFCSTPEKPQELSQVPKQNQVKKKVPKQNAKQKQSHSHRLPSPSTRKTEDDCSYSSWDDGVPYEAWSYENYWKSYYQAWQRYYAAVAHYRKSYRHFHWLNAYRVNSVYLQELLKSGD